From Portunus trituberculatus isolate SZX2019 chromosome 37, ASM1759143v1, whole genome shotgun sequence, one genomic window encodes:
- the LOC123513935 gene encoding myosin heavy chain, muscle-like, giving the protein MPGHVKKSTGPDPDPSEFLFISMEMKMKDATKPYDPKKSCWIPDEKEGFVEGEIQGTKGDLITVYAGGETKNFKKDQVQQVNPPKYEKCEDMSNLTFLNDPSVLYNLKSRYVNKLIYTYSGLFCIVINPYKRYPIYTNRTVKIYQGKRRNEVPPHLFAISDGAYSAMMQVGENQSMLITGESGAGKTENTKKVLSYFANVGATTGKKKEGEKEKPNLEDQIVQTNPVLEAFGNAKTVRNDNSSRFGKFIRIHFGTSGKLSGADIEVYLLEKARVISQQTLERSYHIFYEIMSDQIPEIKPSCLLSNDIYDYHYVSQGKVTVPSIDDGEDMQFCHDAFDILGFSKREVEEVYKITAIVMHLGECKFKQRGREEQAEPDGTEAGEKVATLAGTDAADLYRCITKPKIKVGAEFVAKGMNVNQCNYSVGAMAKALFDRLFKWLVKKCNETLATGQKRAYFIGVLDIAGFEIFEFNGFEQICINFCNEKLQQFFNHHMFVLEQEEYKKEEIDWVFVDFGMDLQACIELFEKKMGVLSILEEESMFPKATDKSFAEKLNTNHLGKSPCFIKPKPAKAGQAESHFAIVHYAGTVSYNLSGWLEKNKDPLNDTLVDLLKKSTNELLVFLFADHPGQSGPAESGGGGKGKKSGGFKTVSSAYREQLNNLMKTLNATQPHFIRCIVPNETKSPGVIDAGLVMHQLTCNGVLEGIRICRKGFPNRMIYHDFKHRYMILAPTELTTIPDEKKAAKACFDKSGLDPELYRLGKTKVFFRAGVLGTMEELRDEMVSKIVTSLQSFARGFISRIEYGRLIKQREALVVVQRNIRKFVKLNTWVWFKLWQKVKPLINQPRLEDEIRKLEERAGKAKELLDAELQKCQDLEASNVALAEEKNNLLTEVESTRGNMSHYIEQQSKLTSQKTELEAQLADVTERLHKEEEARNSLFQSKKKGDQETSGIRRDVEDMELSLQKIEQEKATKDHQIHKLTEEIANQEEMIAKLNREKKQVQESSGKTSEDLQSIEEKCKHFNNVKTKLQQTLDELEDSVEREKKKRAEVEKAKRKFEGDLKLTQEAIADLERNQKEIESNIQRKDREFTSYSTKLEEEQSQISKLQRNIREQQSHVEELEAEVEHERQSRAKAEKSKSKLDRELVELRERLEEAGGATAAQIELNKKREAELAKLRRDLEETNIQQEAALGLLRKKHNDAVAEMSEQIDHLNKMKARTEKEKDALRREGDEAKAALDGLARDKAAAEKAIKGAQGTLSELNSRLDESNRSLNDADAAKKKLAVENSDLLRQLEEAENQISQLSKIKSSLAMQLEDNKKMAEEESRERASLLGKYRNLEHDIDGLREQVDAEAEAKTDGQRQLAKAEGEAHMWRSKYETEGVARAEELEAARLKIAARLDEAEAQIEQLNVKNMNLEKTRNKLASDFESEQAAAERAQSLAMAAEKRQKSFERTINEWKQKVDDLAADLDASQKECRNYATELFRSKAMYEENLQQLDAARRENKAFSDEIKDLMDQITEGARNLHEIEKNAKRLEIEKEELQAALEEAESALEAEENKVLRGQLELSQVRQEIDRRIQEKEEEFNNTRKVHQQALDNMQTTLEAEARAKAEALRLKKKLESDISELEIALDHSTKAYNELQRGYKKLQNEYKDVQAKLEEEQRLASEFREQYAGAERRANQINSELEESRTLLEQSDRGRRQAESNLLEANDQVSDLNAQYGALSVAKKKLEGEYQALQSDIDEMAKEAKNSEEKAKKAMVDAARLADELRAEQEHAQSQEKMRKSLEASLKEVQAKLEESETYIAKTGKKAVSKLETRVRELESQFDDEARRHSDAQKNLRKCERRIKELTFQAEEDKKNHERMQDLVDGLQQKIKTYKRQIEEAEEIAALNLAKYRKAQQELEELHCI; this is encoded by the exons atgcctgGCCACGTCAAGAAGAGCACGGGTCCCGACCCCGACCCCTCCGAATTCTTGTTTATCTCCatggagatgaaaatgaaggacgCCACCAAGCCGTACGATCCCAAGAAGTCTTGCTGGATTCCTGATGAAAAGGAGGGCTTCGTCGAGGGTGAGATCCAGGGCACCAAGGGAGACTTGATTACTGTGTACGCCGGCGGTGAGACCAAGAACTTCAAGAAGGACCAAGTTCAGCAAGTGAACCCACCCAAGTACGAGAAATGCGAGGACATGTCCAACCTGACCTTCTTGAACGATCCTTCTGTCCTGTACAACCTGAAGTCTCGCTACGTCAACAAGCTCATCTACACTTACTCCGGTCTCTTCTGTATTGTGATCAACCCTTACAAGCGCTACCCCATCTACACCAACCGTACGGTCAAGATCTACCAGGGCAAGAGGCGCAATGAGGTGCCTCCTCATCTGTTCGCTATCTCTGACGGCGCCTACTCTGCTATGATGCAAG TTGGTGAGAACCAGTCCATGTTGATCAC CGGTGAGTCTGGCGCCGGCAAGACTGAGAACACCAAGAAGGTACTCTCCTACTTCGCCAACGTCGGTGCCACCACaggcaagaagaaggaaggcgagaaggaaaagcCT AACTTGGAGGACCAGATCGTCCAGACCAACCCTGTGCTGGAGGCCTTCGGTAACGCCAAGACCGTCCGTAACGACAACTCCTCCCGCTTC ggTAAGTTCATCCGTATCCACTTCGGTACTTCTGGCAAGCTGTCTGGTGCTGACATTGAGGTTTACCTGCTGGAGAAGGCTCGTGTCATCTCCCAGCAGACCCTTGAGCGATCCTACCATATCTTCTACGAGATTATGTCTGACCAGATTCCCGAAATCAAAC CCTCGTGTCTGCTCAGCAACGATATCTACGACTATCACTACGTGTCTCAGGGCAAGGTTACTGTGCCTTCCATCGACGACGGCGAGGACATGCAGTTCTGTCAC GATGCATTTGATATCCTTGGCTTCTCCAAGAGGGAAGTTGAAGAAGTGTACAAAATCACCGCCATCGTTATGCACCTTGGTGAATGCAAGTTCAAGCAGAGGGGTCGCGAGGAACAGGCCGAACCTGATGGCACCgag GCTGGTGAAAAGGTCGCCACTCTTGCCGGTACAGATGCCGCTGATCTGTACAGATGCATCACCAAGCCCAAGATCAAGGTCGGCGCTGAATTCGTGGCCAAGGGTATGAATGTTAACCAGTGCAACTACTCGGTGGGCGCCATGGCCAAGGCTCTGTTTGACCGTCTCTTCAAGTGGCTTGTGAAGAAGTGTAACGAAACTCTTGCTACCGGACAGAAGCGAGCTTATTTCATTGGTGTGCTTGACATTGCCGGCTTTGAGATTTTCGAG TTCAACGGCTTCGAGCAAATCTGCATCAACTTCTGTAACGAGAAGTTGCAGCAGTTTTTCAACCACCACATGTTCGTGCTGGAGCAGGAAGagtacaagaaggaagaaattgatTGGGTCTTCGTGGACTTCGGTATGGATCTGCAGGCTTGCATTGAGCTCTTCGAGAAG AAAATGGGTGTGTTGTCCATCCTGGAGGAAGAGTCTATGTTCCCTAAGGCCACCGACAAATCCTTCGCTGAGAAACTGAACACAAACCATCTCGGCAAGTCACCTTGCTTCATCAAGCCTAAGCCAGCAAAGGCTGGTCAGGCTGAATCCCACTTCGCCATCGTCCACTACGCCGGCACTGTGAGCTACAACCTCTCTGGCTGGCTGGAGAAGAACAAGGATCCCCTCAATGATACTCTGGTAGATCTCTTAAAGAAGTCCACAAATGAACTTCTTGTGTTCCTCTTCGCTGACCATCCAGGCCAGTCTGGCCCTGCTGAGTCTGGTGGCGGTGGCAAAG GCAAGAAGTCTGGTGGCTTCAAGACTGTATCTTCCGCTTACAGA GAACAGCTCAATAACCTGATGAAGACTCTGAACGCCACTCAGCCTCACTTTATTCGTTGCATTGTGCCCAACGAGACCAAGTCTCCTG GTGTCATCGATGCTGGTTTGGTTATGCATCAGCTGACCTGTAACGGTGTACTTGAGGGTATCCGTATCTGTCGTAAAGGTTTCCCCAACAGGATGATCTACCATGACTTCAAGCACAG GTACATGATTCTGGCCCCCACCGAGCTGACCACTATCCCAGATGAGAAGAAGGCCGCCAAGGCATGCTTCGATAAGTCTGGCCTGGATCCCGAACTGTACCGTCTCGGCAAGACCAAG GTGTTCTTCCGTGCTGGTGTGCTGGGTACCATGGAGGAGCTGCGTGATGAAATGGTCAGCAAGATCGTTACTTCTCTGCAGTCATTCGCTCGTGGTTTCATTTCCCGTATTGAGTACGGGCGTCTCATCAAGCAGCGTGAGGCCCTTGTGGTTGTCCAGCGTAACATCAGGAAGTTCGTCAAACTGAACACATGGGTATGGTTCAAGCTGTGGCAGAAGGTCAAGCCTCTCATCAACCAGCCCCGCCTGGAGGATGAGATCCGCAAACTGGAAGAACGTGCCGGCAAGGCCAAGGAACTTCTGGACGCTGAGTTACAGAAGTGCCAGGATCTGGAGGCATCCAACGTTGCCCTTGCTGAGGAGAAGAACAATCTCCTTACCGAAGTGGAGTCCACCAGGGGTAACATGTCCCACTACATTGAGCAGCAGTCCAAGCTTACGAGTCAGAAGACCGAACTGGAAGCTCAGCTCGCC GATGTTACAGAGAGGCtccataaggaagaggaagcccGCAACTCACTCTTCCAAAGCAAAAAGAAGGGCGACCAGGAGACTTCTGGCATCAGGAGGGATGTTGAAGACATGGAACTGTCCCTGCAGAAGATTGAGCAGGAGAAGGCGACAAAGGATCACCAGATCCACAAGCTTACCGAGGAAATTGCTAACCAGGAAGAAATGATCGCCAAGTTGAACCGTGAGAAGAAGCAAGTCCAGGAGTCCAGCGGAAAGACCTCCGAGGATCTCCAGAGCATTGAAGAAAAGTGCAAGCACTTCAACAATGTGAAGACCAAGCTGCAGCAGACCCTGGACGAGCTTGAGGATTCTGTTGagcgagaaaagaagaagcgcGCTGAAGTGGAGAAGGCCAAGAGGAAATTCGAAGGTGATCTCAAGCTGACCCAGGAGGCAATTGCTGACCTGGAAAGGAACCAAAAGGAAATTGAGAGCAACATTCAGCGTAAGGACAGGGAATTCACTTCTTACAGCACTaagctggaggaggaacagagccAGATCTCAAAGCTACAAAGGAACATCCGTGAACAGCAGTCCCACGTTGAAGAGCTGGAAGCCGAAGTTGAACACGAGCGTCAGTCTCGCGCAAAGGCTGAGAAGAGCAAATCTAAGCTGGATCGTGAGTTGGTGGAACTGAGGGAGCGCCTGGAGGAAGCCGGAGGAGCCACTGCTGCCCAAATCGAGCTGAACAAGAAGCGTGAGGCTGAACTGGCGAAGCTCCGCCGCGACCTCGAGGAGACCAACATCCAGCAGGAGGCTGCTCTTGGCCTGCTCCGCAAGAAGCACAATGATGCTGTGGCCGAAATGTCTGAACAGATCGACCACCTGAATAAGATGAAGGCCAG gactgagaaggaaaaggatgctCTTCGTCGCGAGGGTGATGAGGCAAAGGCCGCTCTGGATGGTCTTGCTCGTGATAAG GCCGCAGCCGAGAAAGCCATCAAGGGCGCCCAGGGCACACTCAGCGAACTGAACTCTAGGCTGGATGAGTCTAACAGGTCCCTTAACGACGCTGACGCTGCCAAGAAGAAGTTGGCGGTGGAGAACTCTGATCTCCTCAGGCAGCTGGAAGAGGCCGAGAACCAGATCAGCCAGCTGAGCAAGATCAAGTCCTCTCTCGCCATGCAACTGGAGGACAACAAGAAGATGGCTGAGGAAGAGAGCAGG GAACGCGCCTCCCTGCTGGGCAAGTACCGCAACCTGGAGCACGACATTGATGGGCTGAGGGAGCAGGTGGATGCTGAGGCTGAAGCTAAGACTGACGGACAACGCCAGCTGGCTAAGGCTGAAGGCGAAGCCCACATGTGGCGCTCAAAGTACGAGACTGAGGGTGTGGCCCGTGCCGAAGAACTTGAAGCTGCAAGACTGAAGATTGCTGCTCGTCTGGATGAGGCCGAGGCTCAAATTGAACAGCTTAACGTTAAGAACATGAATCTCGAAAAGACCAGAAATAAGCTGGCTTCTGACTTCGAAAGTGAACAGGCTGCTGCTGAGCGTGCCCAGAGCCTTGCCATGGCTGctgagaagagacagaagagcTTCGAAAGGACCATCAATGAATGGAAACAGAAGGTTGACGACCTGGCCGCTGATCTTGACGCCTCCCAGAAGGAATGTCGTAACTATGCTACTGAACTTTTCCGCAGCAAGGCCATGTACGAAGAGAACCTCCAGCAGCTTGATGCCGCCCGCCGTGAAAACAAAGCTTTCAGTGATGAAATCAAGGACCTCATGGACCAGATCACCGAGGGTGCCCGTAACCTTCACGAGATTGAGAAGAATGCCAAGCGCCTTGAAATCGAGAAGGAAGAGCTGCAGGCTGCCCTGGAAGAAGCTGAGTCTGCCCTGGAGGCTGAGGAGAACAAGGTTCTCCGTGGCCAGCTGGAGCTCAGCCAGGTCAGGCAGGAGATCGACCGTCGCatccaggagaaggaggaagaattcaATAACACCAG GAAAGTTCACCAACAAGCACTTGACAACATGCAGACCACCCTGGAGGCTGAGGCCAGAGCCAAGGCCGAGGCACTACGTCTCAAGAAGAAGCTGGAGTCTGACATTTCTGAGCTTGAAATTGCCCTTGACCACTCCACAAAGGCTTACAATGAACTGCAGAGAGGCTACAAGAAGCTTCAGAACGAATACAAGGACGTTCAGGCTAAGCTGGAGGAAGAGCAGCGTCTTGCCTCTGAGTTCCGCGAACAGTATGCAGGCGCTGAGCGCCGTGCCAACCAGATCAACAGTGAGCTGGAAGAGTCTCGCACTCTTCTGGAGCAGTCTGACAGAGGCCGCCGCCAGGCTGAGTCCAACCTTCTCGAGGCTAATGATCAAGTCAGTGACCTGAACGCCCAGTACGGTGCTCTTTCTGTTGCCAAGAAGAAGCTTGAGGGAGAATACCAGGCACTTCAG TCTGACATTGACGAGATGGCAAAGGAAGCCAAGAACTCCGAGGAGAAGGCCAAGAAGGCAATGGTAGACGCCGCCCGTCTGGCTGATGAACTGCGCGCCGAGCAGGAACACGCCCAGAGCCAGGAGAAGATGCGCAAGAGTCTGGAAGCATCCCTCAAAGAAGTGCAGGCCAAGCTTGAAGAAAGCGAGACATACATTGCAAAGACAGGCAAGAAGGCTGTGTCCAAACTGGAGACTCGCGTCCGTGAACTCGAGAGTCAATTTGACGATGAAGCCCGCCGTCACTCCGACGCCCAGAAGAACCTGAGGAAGTGCGAGAGGCGCATCAAGGAGCTCACCTTCCAGgctgaggaggacaagaagaaccaCGAGAGGATGCAGGACCTTGTCGATGGCCTTCAACAGAAGATCAAGACCTACAAGAGGCAGATCGAGGAGGCTGAGGAGATCGCCGCCCTCAACCTGGCCAAGTACCGCAAGGCCCAGCAGGAACTCGAGGAACTGCACTGCATTTAA